One stretch of Armigeres subalbatus isolate Guangzhou_Male chromosome 2, GZ_Asu_2, whole genome shotgun sequence DNA includes these proteins:
- the LOC134210743 gene encoding uncharacterized protein LOC134210743 isoform X1, producing MNTTIAIYGTMVIVERSAPLLSVLMDSNNAVPIIVLFYGLTNSFEKLMFEEQEFKNAVKTLQYSATEKQSEDYLNFLDLINLKLMTESPKITACGLFTVNLQVFYNVFAAIVTYIMILFQFRDFEKS from the exons ATGAACACAACAATTGCCATCTACGGTACTATGGTAATAGTGGAACGTAGTGCTCCTTTACTAAGTGTTTTGATGGATTCCAACAACGCTGTTCCTATTATCGTCTTATTTTACGGGCTTACTAATTCGTTTGAAAAACTTATGTTTGAG GAACAGGAATTTAAAAATGCCGTGAAAACACTACAATACTCAGCTACTGAAAAGCAGTCAGAAGATTATTTG AATTTTCTGGATCTAATCAATCTGAAACTAATGACAGAATCTCCTAAAATCACCGCATGTGGACTGTTCACCGTCAATCTACAAGTGTTCTACAACGTGTTTGCGGCCATTGTTACCTACATTATGATACTATTTCAGTTTagagattttgaaaaatcttaA